GAGGGCGAGGACCACACCACTGAACCCCCCCACCTGCATCCGGAATCCGGCTTCGGGTTGCTCGAAGTACATCACCTTGACGACCCGCAGATAGTAGTAGGCAGCGATGGCTGAAAAGAGAACGCCCACCAGGGCCACACCGACATATCCCCCCCGCACGGCGGCCATGAAAACCTGCAATTTGCCGATAAACCCGGCCAGGGGTGGAATGCCGGCCATGGAAAACATGCAGAGGGCCATGACAGCGGCCAGAACGGGCCGTTTATGGGCAAGGCCGCGATAATCCTGGATGGATTCACCGATGCCATCCCGTCCGAGAACCAGGATCAGGGCGAAGGTTCCCATGTTCATGAACAGGTAGATGGCCAGATAGATCAGGATACTCCGATAGCCCATGGCCGTGCCGGGAACCAGACCGATCAGGGCATACCCCACATGGCCGACCGAGGAGTAGGCCAGCATGCGCTTGATATTGGTTTGCGGGATGGCGGCAAAAGCCCCAACCGCCATGGAGAGGATACCCAGAAATTGCACAACCGGTCCCCACTGCCCGTGCAGGGATTCAAACGCCCCGGGCAGAATCCGAAACAGGGCAGCAAATCCGGCAATCTTGGGCAGGGAGGTCATGAACGCGGTTACGGGCGTCGGGGAGCCTTCATAAACATCCGGAGACCACATGTGGAACGGGGCCGCTGCCACCTTGAAAGCCAGGCCGGAAATGACCAGAATCACCCCCAACCGGATTCCCAGATGCTCTTTCCCGCCAACCGCCATGGCCTCCTGCACTCCGGTGAAGGTGATCCCACCCGTTCCTCCATAGATCAGGCTGACACCATACAAGAACAGCCCCGAAGCCATGGAACCCAGGACGAAATATTTCAAACCGGCCTCATTGGACAAGGTATCGTCGCGACGATAGCCCGCCAGCACATAGATGGCCAGCGACATCATTTCCAGACCGAGGTAGAGGGAGAGGAAATCCCCACTGGAGGCCATGATCATGCCGCCCAGGAGGGCAAACAGGATCAGGACAAAATATTCGCCACTCAGCAAGCCAAGGCGCTGGATGGCATCCCAGGCCATGAGGATGGGAAACAACGCCCCCACATACATGAGCATTTTCATGAAGGAGGCAAATGCATCCCCGACAAACATGCCGCCGAACGTTTCGACCGGATCATCACCCATGCCGCTCCAGGTAATGTAGGCGGCCAGGAGGATGGCCAGCAGGGATCCGTAACCGACCAGACTGCCGCCATCCAGTTTGTCACGCCAGGCTCCGGCGAGCAGCAGACCCAGGGCTGCAAGGGCAATGACGATTTCCGGCAACAGTGGAACCAGGTTGATCTCCGGCATGGGAACGGACATGGGCTCAACGTCTCCGATTCAATCCAGGGAACACAAAGCACAGGCGGACCAACCAAAACTCCAATCCCCTGTGGACCGGAGCCGGTGCATGGTCAATGCATGGCCAGGGTCGTATGACCCCCTACCGCCTTGCCGGCAGACACTTGCGTCAGCAAATTTTCCACAGAAGCATGCATCACTTTCAGGAACGGGTCCGGATTGAAGCCGATCCAGAAGACCAGGATCAGCAAGGGGACAAAGAGGGCCAGTTCCCGGGGAGTGACATCGGTCATGGTCTGGACATCGGCATGCCGGATGTCGCCGAACAGGACCTTTTTGAACATCCATAACATATAGGCCGCACCCAGGACCACGCCGGTTGCCGCCACCACCGTCACACCCTTGCTGGTGGCAAACATGCCCAGCAGGATGAGAAATTCGCCGACGAAACCATTGGTCCCCGGCAGCCCCACCGAGGCCATGGTAAAGACCATGAAGAGGGTCGCATAGACCGGCATGCGCAGGGCCAGGCCGCCAAACCGGGCAATTTCCCGGGTGTGCAGTCGGTCATACACCACGCCGACCAGCAGGAAGAGCGCTCCAGAGACCAGACCATGATTGACCATTTGCAGGATGCCCCCTTCAATACCCAGTTGATTGAAGGCAAACAATCCCAGGGTCACAAAACCCATATGGGAGACCGAGGAATAGGCAATCAATTTTTTCAGGTCGGTCTGCATCAGGGCCACCAGGGCGGTATAGACCACCGCCACCAGGGAAAGGCCATAGATGAACGGCGCAAAATAATGGGCAGCATCCGGCAGCATGGGGAGCGAAAAGCGCAAAAACCCATAAGCCCCCATTTTCAACAAAACCCCGGCCAGGATCACTGAACCCGCAGTCGGGGCTTCCACGTGAGCATCCGGCAGCCAGGTATGGACCGGCCACATGGGCACCTTGACGGCAAAGGAGATCATGAATCCCAGAAAGAT
The Magnetococcales bacterium DNA segment above includes these coding regions:
- a CDS encoding NADH-quinone oxidoreductase subunit M, producing the protein MLSLVTFLPLAGAVAILLVIRSDASAKLIALGVSLVTFLLSLRLYAGFDITTAQFQFLEESVWLPELGIAYRMGVDGISLPLVLLTTLLTPICILASWESVKIRVREYMMAFLALESFVVGVFCALDFMLFYILWEAMLIPMFLIIGVWGGPRRVYAALKFFLYTLAGSVVMLIAVLVLATKGQTFSIPELMKLHLPVEMQIWIFLGFMISFAVKVPMWPVHTWLPDAHVEAPTAGSVILAGVLLKMGAYGFLRFSLPMLPDAAHYFAPFIYGLSLVAVVYTALVALMQTDLKKLIAYSSVSHMGFVTLGLFAFNQLGIEGGILQMVNHGLVSGALFLLVGVVYDRLHTREIARFGGLALRMPVYATLFMVFTMASVGLPGTNGFVGEFLILLGMFATSKGVTVVAATGVVLGAAYMLWMFKKVLFGDIRHADVQTMTDVTPRELALFVPLLILVFWIGFNPDPFLKVMHASVENLLTQVSAGKAVGGHTTLAMH
- the nuoN gene encoding NADH-quinone oxidoreductase subunit NuoN, with the translated sequence MSVPMPEINLVPLLPEIVIALAALGLLLAGAWRDKLDGGSLVGYGSLLAILLAAYITWSGMGDDPVETFGGMFVGDAFASFMKMLMYVGALFPILMAWDAIQRLGLLSGEYFVLILFALLGGMIMASSGDFLSLYLGLEMMSLAIYVLAGYRRDDTLSNEAGLKYFVLGSMASGLFLYGVSLIYGGTGGITFTGVQEAMAVGGKEHLGIRLGVILVISGLAFKVAAAPFHMWSPDVYEGSPTPVTAFMTSLPKIAGFAALFRILPGAFESLHGQWGPVVQFLGILSMAVGAFAAIPQTNIKRMLAYSSVGHVGYALIGLVPGTAMGYRSILIYLAIYLFMNMGTFALILVLGRDGIGESIQDYRGLAHKRPVLAAVMALCMFSMAGIPPLAGFIGKLQVFMAAVRGGYVGVALVGVLFSAIAAYYYLRVVKVMYFEQPEAGFRMQVGGFSGVVLALSTFLILLWGIQPGRLLAWAEASITPFL